In the genome of Aedes aegypti strain LVP_AGWG chromosome 2, AaegL5.0 Primary Assembly, whole genome shotgun sequence, the window ttgtggAGAAAGCGCTGCGGTTGACTCTACAATGGCTGGAAACTGGATGACCAACGTTTTGCCAGGTTTCATTCAAGAGTATGAACCGAAGGACATTTATAATGCGGATGAGACCGGCTTATTCTACAAGTGCCTGCCAGATAGAACATACGCGTTCAAGTCGGAATCTTGCCATGGCGGAAAGTATTCGAAGCAAAGACTCACCATTCTTTGTGCTGCTAACATGGACGGAAGTGACAAGCTTCCTCTGCTAGTTATTGGGAAAAGTCGGAAACCTCGATGCTTCAAGAATGTTAAGTCCCTGCCTGTTGAATATGAAGCAAACTCAAAAGCCTGGATGACGTCATTGCTATTTGAAAAATGGATGTTGAAGTTGGATCAGCGAATGAGCGATGAGAACCggaaaattttgatgtttgtggACAACTGTACGGCGCATCCGAAGATCCTTCAGGACAAATTGAAGTCGATCAAACTTGTATTTTTCCCTCCAAACGCAACTTCTATTTTGCAACCTCTGGATTTGGGAATTATCAAATCTTTGAAACATTATTACAGATATGAGCTGGTTAAAGAACGAATCCATTCAATGGAAATAGATCAGGTATATATTGGTGTTAAATAAAAGTAATTATAAATATTATCTTCTTCAATTAACTTTTTACAGGAACATCAAGATATAACCGTTTTGGATGCTATCAAACTTGTGTCCAAGGTATGGAGCGTCAAAGTTAAAGCAGAAACCATCCAGAACTGCTTCCGAATGGCTGGTTTCGTCTTAGAAGACGAAGATGACATTCCATTAGCAGAACTTGTTAGAAGATAAGCGATACGAAATCAGCAAGATTTGGCACTTGCAGAAGACGAGCTGTTTCCTGTTGATCCTGTGGTATCGTTTTCTGACTATTGTGATGATAGGAATGTCATATGCAGCGAGATGATGACTGATGATGACATTCTCGAATTTGTTACTGGAGAAGACCTCGCACACGATGAGCCCGAAGATGTTTTGTCAACCACATTTGACAACGTGGAGTCTACAGAACCACAACTCGAGATTACTGCAGCAGCTGTAGAATCGACTTTAAAAACAATGGAGTCACTATTACACTCAACAGATAATGTTCCAATCGAaatgtttgaacattttttcaaagttgAGCAGTTTCTTTCCAATCGATACATTTCCCATCAACAACTTTAATTTGTTATTTACTTTGAATATcgaataataaattaatagTAATAAATAACATAAAACCACAAATCTAATGCTTTTAATTCACACCAGTTTTAGTACTTTTTTGTTGATATCACATTGCAGATTGTGTGTTTTTAAAGTGAAAAATGCAATACAACTATTCTTTCAAATTAATCATAttaaatgattatgattaactaATACTTTTATTGATATAAAATGTGTCTTGCCTAATCTTTCAATAACGAACACATACATaaataattttggaaattgttctatgagtcgatatttccatgagtcgatggtcccttcaatatcgactcatggaggtttcactgtacatcGGAGGCGACAGAGCAAAACGTGGAGTTGACCATTGGACCAGTTGAACTCCTtgtagtaataaaaaaaatccaattattcgaggaattctcgaaaacttctAAGATAATACTAGAAAGAAATTCCCATATAAATCTCAAGGGACATATTTTAGATAAGTAAAAAACGTGGAAAAATAGAGATATTGGTAAAGGAATACTTGGAGAACCACGGAATTTCTTGGCCAAGGATACGCCAAGAAATCCCTTCAGAGGTTTTAAGCGAAAAATGCTCAGAGCTCTCCTCAGTGGAATTCTTGGTTGACCCCTTGATAAATTCTTGAacaatcttttgaaaaaatccgGGTCGAATTTTTCGAAATCTCCTTggcaatttctttaaaaatcccATAATGAATTGATGTCCATATAGGAACGATTATATTATTACCGTGACATGCCCCATTACCGTGAGGTTAAAAAAAAGTGTATgagtattttcaaatttcttaagTTTCATATAGTagacttttttatattttgcgcGAAAATAAGATTTGcactgttttgaaatttttaaccaTAGTCACAGTTGAACGACGGAAGCGCATCATAATTAAAACTTTTGTATTATACAACGTCTTGAGGTTTGTGTGATTGATTcgaggaaaaaaatatatatatatatcactcagcaattttggaattatagctgaaacacggtatttggaactCAGAAGCAACTGTGCCCTAATACCGTGTGTTGGCACCAGACGATTGTATTctaaccagggttgggaaaaaatctgaaattcactctacagtagtcaaacaaagccattcacagtcagcgaagccagtgaaactcatgcccatcgctgctgtaggcaaaaagccttgaaaatcacaaaacacccgttgcatttcccgcattaagagccttcaatgacactactgagaAAATCCTGTACCCAATACAGGCTACTTGAtaagattcacgattttaaactactgtagtgagagagccacgtgattttcgcgaaattcaatcctactactattaccattcccagcactgattctAACATGCTAAAAATGCACATCATTCCCAAATATACGGTATTAGGCAAGACACGAAATTAGAGCAAGTCACGGTAATAGCTATGTTATAATTggttcaaatttcaacatatcATTATAGAAGAAACGCTGGATAAGAAGCTGTAGTTGTCTATAAAGGGTCGATTTTAAGATGAGACTTAATCTAAAATTATGTTTCTATCATGTCCCAACGTCCTTCACAGATTCAATAATTTTGAAGGAGAAAAAGGATTTATTGTTCGGTTTAGTTCTATCAGAGTATTAACGTTTTCAAAGTTAAATAACCCCATGGAACAACAACCCTAAGAACAACCTAAAATCATGAACAGCGTAACATTACTGTTTTCTCTTgtgcaaaagaaaaaaataatttaaaaaaaatgataaatattaACTTGTATCGTATCATAAGAAAATTTGTACAAGCTTAAAGTTCACCAATGCTCCAGATTTTTGGACGCCTACAAACTTGAGTAGTTTTAATTGTAAGTTAAGACTCATGGAGTAAATATAGGTATATGAGCCTACTTAAGTATCTACATCGGGGCCGCATATATTTATGAGAACGTTTAGTTCTCTCATGCATGCAATCGATTGAACGACAACAAGGAAAATAATCTATAAAACAAATATCTGCGAAGGTCTTTCAAATGTGGGGGCCCAAAGCCTCTTGGCCTAGTCTAAACCTAGCCCTAAAgcattaaaaataattaaggggGCTCTGTACATCGCTGATACAAGTCTCCTCCAGAACGTATGCTTGCAACGCTCACTTTATTTTTGGGATTTTACATATTGACAGCTTGTAGGTAGGCTTGATAAAATCTACAATGCAAAAATGAGTCGATtctgccgtttttctgaggagaaaaaactgaactcacAATTTTCAACACCGATCTCAAGCCAGTtaagtgagagtgcaaaaataaaaaatgcgaggattttttcaggtactctctcttacttgttgcgatgctcacctttccTCACACTTCAAAAGACTGAGACCGCTTGATGAGTACTTCTTCGACGAATACCAGGTTTCTATAAGCTGGCAATAAGCCAGATCACCTTGTGAATAatcttagataaattccgggagtacaacttgcagacttacCATCTGTTCATTGACATCTAGGAAACGAATTATTCAGTGAAATGCATTGAGCTTTGGTTGACAATGTTTTACGGCGAAACTAATCAGTCTGATACGTGTGACGCTACACTCGAGGACATGGATAGAAGATTTACGGACGATATCGACttcattggaatcgatcgcaggtctaTGGAGGAGGCCTTCGTACCTATGAAGAGGGATGCGTCGAGCATCATGGTTacaaacgaagtacatggttacTGGTACTACCTCTATAGGCCTAGTGGTGTTAGTGCTGAGGTAGTCTTGTTATATTAATCGTATGAAAAGCGAATATAGCGTATAAGGTACGATAGACAGCCCACTGACATCCCTTAGTGCAAATTTCAAAGAGAGAATTGCTTAGTATGATAAGCAAGAAGCAAAGATGTGAACGACTTCGTGGAAAATCACGAATACGCTCACTGTACGCAGTGGCAGAATATTTGGGAACCATTAACGTTTGCTGCAACCGGATAAATGCATCCCAAAACCGATAAAGATGGACCTTCACAATACGGGTATGTAAGCTGTTTTCATTCTCTCAAATCAATATACTACTTACTGTAATCGGCACTATCATCGCTCTCGTCTCCGTCGCTGTCCGGATCGCTATCCGAATCGAACGGGATTGTCGACGTCTGCTCGCTCGAAATCGACTGCTGGTCGTTTTCGATGTCGATATCCCCGCCGTCGTCGTCCACACTGGTCGGAATGGGATTAAGCCCCAGCTCGGTACACTTTTTAAAGTGACTCTTCGACTTCATGTGTTTCGTCAGATTTCCCTTCGTTTTGAAGCTGGAAGAAAAAGATTGCGGAACAGTTAGTCTTCCACGAACCATTGTCCTAAACTTATTCAAGCAAACTTACTGGAAACTACAATGCTGACACGAGTAAGGCCGAACATCCGTGTGAGTACGTATGTGCTTCTTCAGCATCGACGGTTTCTTGCACCGGATGCCACATTCTTTGCAAACGTACTTTCCTCGGCCGCGACCTCGCACGTACGTGTACTCCTCGGTGCTTTCGAATCCCCCGGACAGAGTCCGTTCCGTTGAATCGCTTCTCGGCGGAATACTATCATTCGAGGCGGCACTCTTTTCCGGAAGATACGGATAGAATCCACCGGACTTTGGCGCCGGTGAAGTGACCTGTGGGATCGAATAGCTAGGGAAACTGCTCTTGACCTCGATTGCGCTCGAGATGGGCTGGTTTGCTGTGCTCGAATTGACCACCGTCAACGTAAGAGGTTTGGTAGCGATCGAGTAGCTGTGGTCACCCTGCTGGCTACTGTTGTACAAGGCCATCACCTGGATCGGTTTGAATCCAAGTGGGTGCGGGTCATTCTCCGGATGAACCTGCCAATTGCTGTACATCGACAATTGCTTTTGGGTCTGGACGTAGAATGGCTGAGTCTTGTTAACGGTGCAGTAGAAAGGCTTCGTGCTCGATTTGAGACCGATGTTGGTGTAGGCGTGACCATTGAAATACAACTCTCGGCAGGACTTGGAAGGCCGTGGGGTTTCCGGCGATATTAGCGGCATCGTATTGTGCGTTGGTGTAATACCGTGGTGGCGTTTCGGTGTAAAAGTACCAGGCTTCAATGGCAGTGAGTTGGGTCTCAAGAACTTCGGTTTCTGTACCACCGGCGGAGGTGGTGGAACATCCATCGGTTTTGTTTCGATCGGTTCAGATTTCACACTTTCTGTTGGAGTGTTCGGTTTGATTATGATATCCGACGAGATAAAGTTTTCGAAGTTAAAGTATCTAATCTCCTCCTTCTTCACCGGTTCAATGGTTTCTTTCTTACGAGGGCTGATGTTGTCAGCAATCCTTGTAAAATTAAAGCTTTTCTTCGGGGTTGCGTTGATTTCCTGCTTGGCCGGAGACCAGATTTCTTTGAACATGCCATTCTTAACCGGTGGCACAGCCAGAACGGGTTTCTTATTCCGAACAACATCCTCCGGATCGAAACTTTTATAGTTTGATGCCATTGGAGGAATTGGCGGCGTTTTGATGCTAATTGGGCTAGGTGCCAACCGAGGCCGACCTCGCATTTGTGATTCATTCGAAGGTATCATTGAATTGGGGCCGGGTATTCCTTGTACGTATGGTATCATTTTGCCGCCATGCATGATTTGCGATGCTTGACCCGGTGACACCTGCGGCAGCGTCAATGGATTGTAAGCCGTAATTGAATTAATTGGCGGGAACTGAAAGTGACCGATGGATTGCACAGTGGAAGAATTTGGATTGCTGTTGGGTCTCTCGGAAGGTGTATGATGTTGGCTGTTAGGGAAAAAGTTTGGCGTCGTCAGGGATGGCGTTAGTGTCGGAGTGATTGTCACTACCAACTTGGGCGTGGTGGGATTCATCGGAATGGGAGATGCACCACGACTCGCTTTTGGCACTTGAACAACCGTTCCTCCCGAATGCATGCTGGATCGGGCTCTcatagaagaatcattcatttCGCTGTCTGCATCTGGAGAAAACTGCGTAACGGTTCCTCCAGACGAATACCTATGCGGAATCATTTGCTCCTGGCGTTCTATCACTTCCAAATCTCCTCCGTATAACTGCAAACTAGGATGTTGTGGCCGCCGTATCTCAGCATCTTGCGTAACAATGTGTCTTTTCCGCGAGGGCGTATCTTCACTAGACACATGAGAAACAATTACATTCTGTTCTGGCGCGCTTTTACTGCTGAACGTATCACTTTTACTGCTCTGGAAATCCACCAGCCGAGTATTGCCTAGAAGTGGTCCTGGCGAAGGCAGTGGGTTTTGTACCGTGTCTACGATTTTCGCAACGACCGGTGGTGTAACCTGCACTTCCGGTGTATGGCTCGTTGAGGTACTGGTTACACTGCTTGATCTACTACTGCTTCCTTCTTTCGGTGCCAGCGATATGTTTTCCGGCCTAGATCGAGGCTGCCTCAGTTGCGATTTGGCCAATTTCGAAAGAGTTGCTGGATTTCTCGAAGGAGGCATCAACAAGCCACGTGCGAGGTTTTTCAAACTGTTCGGGTTGAATCGATTCGATCGCATATAGTGCGACGATGGCGAGCCAATCGGGCTCATTGGGGCACTATCAGGACTATTCAAACTACTACTGTTGCCTTTGCAGAAACAGATGGTATGGTATTTGAGAATTTCCGCATCGCGAAAGCTGGTATTGCAGGACTTGCAGGTGAACAGGTTTTCGATGTTTTCGTTCTCCGGATTCTGCACCACACCAAATTCCCGCGAGTTCAACAGAAGGTCTTTGATAATCGAACGTTCCGGATTCTGAGGATGATCGTTCACAGGAACCGTTTGCGAAGCTGGAGGAGCTGGCTGACTCGGTGGGGCGACTTGCTGCTGACCGTAGACGGCAGACGTTGATGGAGGCGCTTGGTATTGCACAGAGGAAGACGAAGCAGGTGATTGTTCCCGACTGTATCGCGGGCTCTCGCTCGGTGGCCGTTTACGCGAGGGTTCTGGTACTACTTGAACCTCAACAGCAGGCCCAGGTGGTGGCTCGCTTGGAACGGGTTTACTTAAATTTAACGGTAGCTGATATTGCACTAGTTGTGGTTGCAGTTCATTGGCACTCATGGGACGTGCCACCATCTGGGGCTGTTGCTGTTGGGGTGGTGGTTGATGCATCACTTCCATCGTTCCCACCGGAGGGTGATGGTTCTGCACATAGGGAATTTGCGCCACCATCGCCTTCGGTTTGGTAGGTTCATTTTGGGGGTACGGCTGAacttgctgctgttgctgttgcatTTGTAGTTGTTGCTGCTGCATCTGATGCTGTTGCTGAAGCATCAGCAGTTGCTGTTGTTGCAGTTCCTCGCTGTTTCTCTTCTGCAGCAATGCATTGGCCAATTTTGAACTTGGAGAATCCAGACCTGCTGAACTACTGCTACTACTGCTAGTACTGTTATTAACCGAAATGCCTCGCGTGATACCAGTTATTTTGTGGTACTTTTTCTGAAGTGGCAACTCCACCACTTCCACGATCGCTTCGTTGTCCGATATCAGCTTGGAAATGTGTTGCTCGAGCGATTCAACATTTTGACCGTTCTAAAGAAAAACAAACAGTTTAGTAAAACTCAATTGAAATTGCTGGGCATAGAATGAAATTACCAAATAGTGCGGCGTTGAAGGAACTGAATGACTAACCATCGATGTGTTGTTACTACTGTAATTACTACCGCCGCCAGCAAGGCTGCTAATGTAGTGCTGCTGGCTGCTATTCACGACAAGCGTGGTAGGAACCGTTTTGCCCGACGTTCCCAGTTTGTTACCGTCGAATTTAGCGTACAGGGCAGCATTGTGAAACTTGGGTTTGTAGGGTTTCTCCACCAGGAGCTGTGGCGAATGCACGCGGTCGTCCATCATCGGAGATCCTCGGTTGATCTGGAAGCAAGTTGGTGCGGTAGAGATAAGCATCAAAATTTGAGTATATGGGAAAAAGGAACTTACGATATCTGATCCGCTATTGCTCAGTTCTTTGTCCTCGATATCAGATCCCAGGGAACCGTCTTCGTCAACAGTAGGTCCAATATCCTTGTCCGGGAATTTTGACCGGTGTGCTCgagatctgaaaaaaaaagataaaaataaatttgttaaacGTTCACCAAGTTTTAATCATGTTTAAATTCTACAacacagaggcgcgtccacgttctgaggcatgggtaggacaaactttaataaatattttgtgcacagtgaaacAAAGAAAAATGTTAACCCTATGGTATGTTAGGCTGGCAATTGAAAATTACTATATTTAGGGGTTTAGACGCAAACAGTGTCAGTCATTACTTTAAGAGGAAGAAAGTATTTCGTCTTTACATGGTTGGTAGCTATTGAGGaccttaaaaatagaaaattatagaCCTTTAGTCTGAAAAAAAGAGACCTAAAAGGAATCAAATAGAGGTAAAAAAAAGACCGAACAggaatcaagaaaacaaaacgaaaccttaTAGCAGCCatgagataagagtttgattctccATACCTTCAGAGCACATATTTATTTAAGATCTAACACTATTTTCTTAAGAATTCCTCGTAACATTACCACTGCTCGTGTTGTGTATGTGTTTTTTATGatgttttctaagaatttcatcaaaaattatttcaggtatgttcagatattactccgcAAATTTATAAAGGCGTACATTTACTAACTATTTCTcatagaatttctccaagaattccgtttaggatacctcaagaattcaacctggattttcCCAAGGAGTACCACAGAaaagaaatttctcctgaaattaaATTCTTTAAGTTTTGTTTAAGAATGTTTTTAACCCCGCCATGATTCTAGCTAGTGATTCATTCATCGTTTTCTCTGAGACATTCGAAGATTCCTGGgcaaaacatcttctaaaattcaatcaaaatttaactTCCCCAGAAACACATTCAGAAATTTCAAGGTATTTCTTATGATTTGATCTAGCCAAGATGCCGTCTGCAATTGCTTTAGAGATGTCTTCTACACTAAGATTTTCTAAAGTAAGttttaaaactttattttaaaggaattcttccaggaatgtctccaggaaaATGCcaagaaatttgttcagaaatatGAATCCGTagagaatttctaaagaaaatcttaaagtaacctctgataaaacctGTGCATGCTTTAAAGTCATCCTTATTCAGCAAGGATCTTTGTAAGAAATATTGGATTTATGACGAAGTTTCAGTAGAATTTGTGCAGGAAATGATTGGAGGAactattggaaaaaaatctgtaatattttctggtgtaaaaacttaaataaacttttgaagattgcttgtgattttcttttaagttttgaagaaatttttggaaaaactgcaggagtaatacttgaatgaaatgctggagaaattcctagaaaaaaaatgtataaagaACTCCGCAAAGAGTTTTGGATTTCTGGGTGGAAATGTGGATCAATAATTGAAGGAAACCacatgaactattttttttaactttgaaaTCAACCTTTGTGGATTTCCTCGGATGAAATTATGTAGAAATCCAttgaagatctcctagagtaacaactggagaattggGTTAAAGgaatagtgaaaaaatatcagtaggaaattctaggatagtttgggtaaaaatcaaagtaagacctgaggaaattacttgtaaaagtagctttggagttctcatCGATTTCCTAgaacaatttctgaagaaattctcctaagcatcctttgaaaaatcgctggtagtatttctggaagaattggtagagaaatctaaaaaaaagagGATTGGATTCCTCTGAAGgaccttgaaaatattttaaataaaatcactttgacaattcctgaagcttttcctcgggaaatatggaacgaaatttttgaagagcATGTTGAACGTGTTAAAGTCActggagcctgtacaattttgcatgaGGACAGCAAAAGTTCTGTTAATTTGTGTTGCAATGCTTTGATAGACTTTATCAAGAGTGATAGCCCATTTAGAAATCGCTAACACCATCACTGCGGCTGGTCTTAGTTTAATTCAGtacttcttccaaatattcttcaagagtcttttgaaaattctctatggatattccagaaacttctcaagaattacttccaggaatgctgACGGAAATTTGTCCCAGAACATATACAGGGTTGggcgtagattttttttttgggaaaccaTCTATTGATTGTTTCAGAAATGCCGGAGAGGATTGCTTCATCAATTTTTCTAatagtcaaagaaatttcttgtaacaattcctacagttagtttcccatgattttcactatagatattcTCAAACGTTCTTCACACGAGCCAGCACTTTTTGGGGGTCATGTACAAGCCATGTCACACTTCACTAAATAtgagaaaacaattaaaaccCATATAATGTCTTCCATTTTCAATCAGAATAAGTACGATGTTgatatattgaacagatgataaatagtttaatttatttctcaaactttctgctgatcttgttttttttgttgaatcatgggtaggacaatacATAggctgtcctacccaggtatgtttgtgcgtagtacatgtcctacctgtcctacctacttcccgcgccactgctaCAACATAATATTgtgaatattgaaaaatattggacTATCTAGACCGAAAAGTAACTGAAGATTGGATGCAAGTTTTTGTGCATATTAATTGCATTTAAGTACACGATCGTGCGTCAAATTCAAGAATTCAcagttattttatatttattgatTGCTGCATTCATTACATTATTAAGTATATGCATCCAGTAATAGTATTGTTACTGAGAAGATTTGTCAAGCAATTTGCTGCTAGTTCCAAAAACGGTGAACTTTCGTTATAGTGTGAGCCCGAGTTCAGTCGGAGGATGTGACTTTGGCTTATGGACAAGAAGTAGAATTTAATGTCGGTCTTAGCTTCCGGATACATACATAGATGACGGGATAATGCACCAAAAGCCCAAGGCTAAAAGAAacgaaaaatgctgtttttgcTGACCACCGAAAAGCTACCGTCAAAGCACAACATGCAAACATTGACGGTAACAGCGGGATCCACGACCCCGGAGACCCCGTTTCTTCattcatgaattgattttttttgtctatcagtttattcatgcgtgaataacctaatcgtcaaaatgttttcaattgccttcaaccccaaagtctgcacagtgcaCATTgatcccaaagccatatctaggaagacaaaaatgattgcgcttaaaccgtcaattttagatatatggtgtcttcggcaaagtttctccatatttttcagacatttttttcagtgatgtgaaattagggtggcccacatggtttacgagatcagcgcataaacttttttgctgacgcatttaagactacacaatgttctacaatgttttagaacaaccgatttggagtaactttgccgaaaaacccaaatttctatctcttatggttcgcgagttgtgatttttttttaacaaaaaagttagggtggtactgaaaaatcagttttttcttgataactttttatacaataatttctcgcaaaaactttgttccgagcacttttagaacttttgattgcgcaactttttgacaaaaaaaactactgttctatcacTTATGGTTACAGTGTTAtcagaagttttcttcgaaaaaatggttgttttcaaatgccgatatctccgaaaggcgcaaacggattttcaatcttttgtcaccattagaaagattagctttttttctgtgtatggtgaaaaaactgttaggacgttttttgtttgaaaagagtgacaaaattttgaaaataatatgtttctaaacgaaaattgtccataacttgaaaaataatcgagatagctctttggtgccttcagcaaaagtgtgcaaaatagaaagttctgaaagtgtttcatacaaagtattcataaaaaatcaacgctttaagatatattcaccatgaaccaaattttatatggtaaaggaagcgaaaaaagagatatttgctggaacaatcgaaataactgtatgtaaagtcttttaaatttgaaagtCATTGACTATCATTAATTTCCTGAGATCTTATTTGCTAGCTACTCGGATTTAACAAATcttgattaaaatttaaataaaaaccgAGTAATTATTGAAATCAGTTTCTCCAGGTATTCTCCATAACTCTATGGTCCCTTCAAATCGTATAAGATTATCTTTCTGTACCAGTAGAATTAGGCTTCTGTACCACACCCAAGAACGCATTCCGCAATGGCTTCGTGGAGCGAACCTAAATGTGAAAAAGGTACGTATAGAAACATTTTATCGTATTGACGTTAGGCTAGCGAAAAGTGGTACCAGCACTACATTGAATACCTGAACGACACTGAGGGCACAGGCTGCGGTACTCATCAAGATGCACCCGGAGAGCCAGGCCGATTGCCTGTATCATATGATAGCAAGAATCTCGGAAAcataacagctaccggaggagtggaagcaggGATTTATGTGCCTTATCTACAAAAAAGGCGACAAAATGTAATATGAGAATTATCGAGCGTTTAGTAGATATTCTAAATGTCGCCTACAAAGTATTTTTACACATCATATTTCGTCATCTGTCAGTAAGCGTTAGATAGACGGGAGATATGTTCGAGATGGTAGATGAG includes:
- the LOC110675397 gene encoding uncharacterized protein LOC110675397 isoform X1, which produces MARKRGTTRTKPNGRKSASEAKQTDKKDVKVKDDPGGGLPPAMEKSNSCSEGNTTSVSQQNPNLAAENSGPHHHHQPHHHQQQHTSSQSSAASSAISPDLKYLHKKFKRIASATLSTVDDSGSESKKHVTSEALSRSTTINTTTATPTTIASATVDSGPVVTYPVAYLPNSKPTAVVNSAVEPSVQQQPCANNSNNEPKVGDIVNVYEATAARFRPIVEYSRTVIDRDRYQSQLQLIFPSSTDRVQQRPQLQQQSNGASLNCVNHVSGGSSTSSIISNNHIPVKLEVSADDTTKTFYPSVNNNSAINTSCDLNEKNQCSTTTVDVGNGGSSRSSSSGSALSAHELAIQADQKYVVVLQQPQPSPLYDGVSSSSVVAAPVEAVSSPAVTTTGSGTVPGKYMCPYCRLNCNKPSVLEKHIRRHTNERPFRCDPCGMAFKTKSNLYKHCRSRAHRSKFPDKDIGPTVDEDGSLGSDIEDKELSNSGSDIINRGSPMMDDRVHSPQLLVEKPYKPKFHNAALYAKFDGNKLGTSGKTVPTTLVVNSSQQHYISSLAGGGSNYSSNNTSMVSHSVPSTPHYLNGQNVESLEQHISKLISDNEAIVEVVELPLQKKYHKITGITRGISVNNSTSSSSSSSAGLDSPSSKLANALLQKRNSEELQQQQLLMLQQQHQMQQQQLQMQQQQQQVQPYPQNEPTKPKAMVAQIPYVQNHHPPVGTMEVMHQPPPQQQQPQMVARPMSANELQPQLVQYQLPLNLSKPVPSEPPPGPAVEVQVVPEPSRKRPPSESPRYSREQSPASSSSVQYQAPPSTSAVYGQQQVAPPSQPAPPASQTVPVNDHPQNPERSIIKDLLLNSREFGVVQNPENENIENLFTCKSCNTSFRDAEILKYHTICFCKGNSSSLNSPDSAPMSPIGSPSSHYMRSNRFNPNSLKNLARGLLMPPSRNPATLSKLAKSQLRQPRSRPENISLAPKEGSSSRSSSVTSTSTSHTPEVQVTPPVVAKIVDTVQNPLPSPGPLLGNTRLVDFQSSKSDTFSSKSAPEQNVIVSHVSSEDTPSRKRHIVTQDAEIRRPQHPSLQLYGGDLEVIERQEQMIPHRYSSGGTVTQFSPDADSEMNDSSMRARSSMHSGGTVVQVPKASRGASPIPMNPTTPKLVVTITPTLTPSLTTPNFFPNSQHHTPSERPNSNPNSSTVQSIGHFQFPPINSITAYNPLTLPQVSPGQASQIMHGGKMIPYVQGIPGPNSMIPSNESQMRGRPRLAPSPISIKTPPIPPMASNYKSFDPEDVVRNKKPVLAVPPVKNGMFKEIWSPAKQEINATPKKSFNFTRIADNISPRKKETIEPVKKEEIRYFNFENFISSDIIIKPNTPTESVKSEPIETKPMDVPPPPPVVQKPKFLRPNSLPLKPGTFTPKRHHGITPTHNTMPLISPETPRPSKSCRELYFNGHAYTNIGLKSSTKPFYCTVNKTQPFYVQTQKQLSMYSNWQVHPENDPHPLGFKPIQVMALYNSSQQGDHSYSIATKPLTLTVVNSSTANQPISSAIEVKSSFPSYSIPQVTSPAPKSGGFYPYLPEKSAASNDSIPPRSDSTERTLSGGFESTEEYTYVRGRGRGKYVCKECGIRCKKPSMLKKHIRTHTDVRPYSCQHCSFHFKTKGNLTKHMKSKSHFKKCTELGLNPIPTSVDDDGGDIDIENDQQSISSEQTSTIPFDSDSDPDSDGDESDDSADYSEPKGGRLPEHEAAHMLLSLSMTPPTASQATKSYPSPVSFGSANQPIERGRLPYAPTVSPGLSMSPQQQPPIQPQPAQKHLLMQTQPESSSQPHRRIITFGNTPKMEFNLLKHEQYYSDPNINKKKREYNPSVEEDDGAMPIDLTKKPKESPPLHQASYPMYHQYTDHQSPNTVPKQPLSDHPPSNLRSQVIVRVSDVVTPITGAANLLTTLVSNTDKIPLPLITNGSKELADDNVYFQEYIKQRALLDSKMKLSQMKSINNNQYEAQENHPPMEALVAQKKTPLTIAKPVPLKVTDKPYRIFNGKNEMLPKAVVEPANRIEILPIMNDPPQEPPAPKEAVRVDSTDACVEPVSTSRMETLAEVAAVSVKLDAGADSMRARSNSVISNEASNTQPSTSTPAAASSKESAKSVASEYLKLTKSVTMRKREDSESGTASDQETVAENSIIPPSIVPSIVPPVVVVPPVANPASAEHGGIVARTVIVGEDGFRKSASSEFSSINPFQEDGGRPVCEVCHKKFHKISQLKIHMNIHYMERKFRCEPCGTSFRSQGLFQKHERSATHRNKVSMTTTFGIATDSNPRPFYCKDCEVGFRIHGHLAKHLRSKMHVLKLECLGKLPFGTYTEIERSGTNLTEIDTTDCENSLSSLKRLAVRLNVKISGNVIPGGGGSDAAPSGNETDSCDDNQYENDNESNGEGDNPNHRGTEEEEDENDDCETNDQQGNNNCLKRRLDSESGGALNSDGDSDLKRPRFQGPSVEQQQHGSLVVPAGPAAEGT